One genomic window of Hyperolius riggenbachi isolate aHypRig1 chromosome 7, aHypRig1.pri, whole genome shotgun sequence includes the following:
- the PERCC1 gene encoding protein PERCC1, which translates to MATGVIRNLTEFKLPPSFQSSYLFQGLDQDVDFQYSSEEEEDEILEDEEMEDSSEELSGIRSSSTSDNPPGLGPEESNAEMTTQLLKFSEIISSDIQRYFGQKTKEEDPDSCNIYEDYFSPRGSGGQEMYYQDLVKIAQCRDRDREDFFNPLTPPIELDEKILKTICTKEDPKKLGPLTELFDFGLRRYFKQKTSLAKDGRFQRLDRKYSHIVPMHRRLLPMSFWKEPSPDPSCILNTNTPDFSDLLENWTTDAQNDLHSSTRDLMGEFSR; encoded by the coding sequence ATGGCTACTGGCGTGATTCGCAACCTCACTGAATTTAAATTGCCCCCATCCTTCCAGAGCTCGTACCTTTTCCAAGGTTTAGATCAAGACGTGGACTTCCAGTATTCctcagaagaggaagaagatgaaaTTCTGGAGGACGAGGAGATGGAAGACTCATCTGAGGAACTTTCGGGCATCAGATCGTCAAGCACCTCAGACAACCCACCAGGTTTGGGTCCTGAGGAGTCCAACGCTGAAATGACAACCCAACTTCTGAAGTTCTCGGAAATCATCAGCTCAGACATTCAGAGATATTTTGGGCAGAAGACGAAGGAAGAAGACCCGGACTCCTGCAACATCTACGAGGATTATTTCTCCCCGCGAGGGTCAGGAGGCCAGGAGATGTACTATCAAGATTTGGTGAAGATAGCCCAATGCAGAGATCGCGACAGGGAGGACTTCTTCAACCCACTCACTCCACCAATAGAGTTAGatgaaaaaatattaaaaaccatCTGCACTAAAGAAGATCCTAAGAAACTGGGACCTCTGACTGAGTTGTTTGACTTTGGCCTTCGGAGGTATTTCAAGCAGAAGACATCACTGGCCAAGGATGGAAGGTTTCAGAGACTGGATAGGAAGTATTCCCATATTGTCCCCATGCACAGAAGGTTACTGCCAATGTCTTTTTGGAAAGAGCCATCTCCAGACCCGTCCTGTATTCTGAACACGAACACTCCAGACTTCAGCGACCTCCTGGAGAACTGGACAACAGACGCCCAGAACGACCTTCACAGCAGCACCAGGGACCTCATGGGGGAGTTCAGCCGATAG
- the LOC137525309 gene encoding uncharacterized protein → MEESCGKEPKNNKWTCRSSAESGDKLAILFTRTNQLRKKRSNEILKAAEKEEEQLGEEVWRKIERPSTSTDTISDNIPLQVRPSILNRHHLQQYPPPGETIHLNRHHLRQYTPPGETIHLNRHCLHQYPPPGETIHPNRPCLHQYPPPGETIHPNRPSLHQYPPPGETIHPNRPCLHQYPPPGETIHPNRPCLHQYPPPGETIHPNRPCLHQYPPPGETIHPNRPCLHQYPPPGETIYPNQPSLHQYPPPGETIHPNQPSLHQYPPPGETIHPNRPCLHQYPPPGETIHDNIPLQERPSTSTDTISDNIPLQVRPSTSTDTVSTSIPLQVRPSIPTDPVSTSIPLQVRPSIPTDPVSTSIPLQVRPSIPTDPVSTSIPLQVRPSIPTDPVSTSIPLQVRPSIPTDPVSTSIPLQVRPSTTTDPVSTSIPLQVRPSTTPDPVSTNIPLKMRSSTSTDPVSTNIPLQVRPSTTPDPVSTSIPLQMRSSTPTDPLSTNIPLQVRPSTPTDLVSTNIPLHRTCLHQYPPPGEIIHPNRPCLHQYPPPGEIIHHHRPCLHQYPAPGEIIHHHRTCLHQYPPPGEIIHSNRPCLHQYPAQGEIIHHHRPRLHQYPPPGEIIHLHQPLDRPPQPTLSPPVSPPGEIIHHHRPCLHQYPPPGETIHHHRPCLHQYPLQVRPSTPTDPVSTNIPHQVRPSTSTDPVSTNIPHQVRPSTSTDPVSTNILLQVRPSTTTNPVFDNIPLQVKPSTPTDLVSTNIPFLYYLVWRLWSERSPE, encoded by the exons GAGAGACCATCCACCTCAACAGACACCATCTCCGACAATATCCCCCTCCAGGTGAGACCATCCATCCTCAACAGACACCATCTCCAACAATATCCCCCTCCAGGAGAGACCATCCACCTCAACAGACACCATCTCCGACAATATACCCCTCCAGGTGAGACCATCCACCTCAACAGACACTGTCTCCACCAATATCCCCCTCCAGGTGAGACCATCCATCCCAACCGACCCTGTCTCCACCAGTATCCCCCTCCAGGTGAGACCATCCATCCCAACCGACCCTCTCTCCACCAATATCCCCCTCCAGGTGAGACCATCCATCCCAACCGACCCTGTCTCCACCAGTATCCCCCTCCAGGTGAGACCATCCATCCCAACCGACCCTGTCTCCACCAGTATCCCCCTCCAGGTGAGACCATCCATCCCAACCGACCCTGTCTCCACCAGTATCCCCCTCCAGGTGAGACCATCCATCCCAACCGACCCTGTCTCCACCAGTATCCCCCTCCAGGTGAGACCATCTATCCCAACCAACCCTCTCTCCACCAATATCCCCCTCCAGGTGAGACCATCCATCCCAACCAACCCTCTCTCCACCAATATCCCCCTCCAGGTGAGACCATCCATCCCAACCGACCCTGTCTCCACCAGTATCCCCCTCCAGGAGAGACCATCCACGACAATATCCCCCTCCAGGAGAGACCATCCACCTCAACAGACACCATCTCTGACAATATCCCCCTCCAGGTGAGACCATCCACCTCAACAGACACTGTCTCCACCAGTATCCCCCTCCAGGTGAGACCATCCATCCCAACCGACCCTGTCTCCACCAGTATCCCCCTCCAGGTGAGACCATCCATCCCAACCGACCCTGTCTCCACCAGTATCCCCCTCCAGGTGAGACCATCCATCCCAACCGACCCTGTCTCCACCAGTATCCCCCTCCAGGTGAGACCATCCATCCCAACCGACCCTGTCTCCACCAGTATCCCCCTCCAGGTGAGACCATCCATCCCAACCGACCCTGTCTCCACCAGTATCCCCCTCCAG GTGAGACCATCCACCACCACAGACCCTGTCTCCACCAGTATTCCCCTCCAGGTGAGACCATCAACCACCCCCGACCCTGTCTCCACCAATATCCCGCTCAAGATGAGATCATCCACCTCCACCGACCCTGTCTCCACCAATATCCCCCTCCAGGTGAGACCATCAACCACCCCCGACCCTGTCTCCACCAGTATCCCCCTCCAGATGAGATCATCCACCCCAACCGACCCCCTCTCCACCAATATCCCCCTCCAG GTGAGACCATCCACCCCAACCGACCTTGTCTCCACCAATATCCCCCTCCACCGAACCTGTCTCCACCAGTATCCCCCTCCAGGTGAGATCATCCACCCCAACCGACCCTGTCTCCACCAATATCCCCCTCCAGGTGAGATCATCCACCACCACCGACCTTGTCTCCACCAATATCCCGCTCCAGGTGAGATCATCCACCACCACCGAACCTGTCTCCACCAGTATCCCCCTCCAGGTGAGATCATCCATTCCAACCGACCCTGTCTCCACCAATATCCCGCTCAAGGTGAGATCATCCACCACCACCGACCCCGTCTCCACCAATATCCCCCTCCAGGTGAGATCATCCACCTCCACCAACCCTTAGACCGTCCACCCCAACCGACCCTGTCTCCACCAGTATCCCCTCCAGGTGAGATCATCCACCACCACCGACCCTGCCTTCACCAATATCCCCCTCCAGGTGAGACCATCCACCACCACCGACCCTGTCTCCACCAGTATCCCCTCCAGGTGAGACCGTCCACCCCAACCGACCCTGTCTCCACCAATATCCCCCACCAGGTGAGACCATCCACCTCCACCGACCCTGTCTCCACCAATATCCCCCACCAGGTGAGACCATCCACCTCCACCGACCCTGTCTCCACCAATATCCTCCTTCAG GTGAGGccatccaccaccaccaaccctgTCTTCGACAATATCCCCCTCCAGGTGAAACCATCCACCCCAACCGACCTTGTCTCCACCAATATCCCTTTCTTATATTATCTGGTGTGGAGGCTATGGTCAGAAAGAAGTCCAGAATGA